In the genome of Flavobacterium panacagri, one region contains:
- a CDS encoding prolyl oligopeptidase family serine peptidase codes for MKKTFLLMALTTAGISFAQNKIKYPDTKKGETVDVYFDTKVSDPYRWLEDDKSAETGAWVKAENEVTYAYLDKIPFREELKKRMEKLWNYEKIGAPFTEGKFTYYSKNNGLQNQSVVYRKGKDGKDEVFLDPNTFSKDGTTSLGGLNFSKDGNKAAYSISEGGSDWRKVIIIDALSKKVLEDTLVDIKFSGVSWYKNEGFYYSSYEKPKGSELSAKTDQHKLYFHKLGTSQKDDKVIFGADQKRRYIGGYVTEDDRYLIITAANSTYGNELYIKDLTKPNSPIVTIVDNFNSSNSIIENEGSKLFIETDLNAPNVRVVTVDASNPKVENWKDFIKETENVLSPSTGAGYFFANYTKDAVSFVQQYDYNGKLVREIKLPAVGSAGGFGGKKEEKILYYSFTNYTTPGSIYSFEPKSGKSEVYQKPKVDFKSEDYESKQVFYTSKDGTKIPMIITYKKGTKLDGKNPTILYGYGGFNVSLTPSFSIGNAVWMENGGVYAVANLRGGGEYGKKWHNAGTKLQKQNVFDDFIAAAEYLIAQKYTSSDYLAIRGGSNGGLLVGATMTQRPDLMKVALPAVGVMDMLRYNAFTAGAGWAFDYGTAQDNKEMFEYLKEYSPVHNVKKGTHYPATMVTTGDHDDRVVPAHSFKFASELQEKQAGDNPVLIRIDVKAGHGAGKSVAASIQENVDIQAFTLYNMGFKTLPKK; via the coding sequence ATGAAAAAAACTTTTTTATTAATGGCACTAACAACTGCAGGAATTTCATTTGCTCAAAATAAAATCAAATATCCTGATACAAAAAAAGGAGAAACGGTTGATGTATATTTCGACACCAAAGTAAGCGATCCTTACCGCTGGTTAGAAGATGATAAATCTGCCGAAACTGGAGCTTGGGTAAAAGCTGAAAATGAAGTAACTTATGCATACTTGGATAAAATTCCATTTCGTGAAGAACTTAAAAAACGAATGGAAAAACTTTGGAATTACGAAAAAATTGGCGCTCCATTTACAGAAGGAAAATTTACTTATTATTCTAAAAACAACGGACTTCAGAATCAATCTGTAGTATATAGAAAAGGAAAAGATGGAAAGGATGAAGTTTTCCTAGATCCCAATACTTTTTCTAAAGATGGTACAACTTCTCTTGGAGGTTTAAATTTTTCTAAAGACGGAAATAAAGCAGCTTACTCAATTTCCGAAGGCGGAAGTGATTGGAGAAAAGTAATCATCATTGATGCTTTATCTAAAAAAGTTTTAGAAGACACCTTGGTAGATATAAAATTCAGCGGTGTTTCTTGGTACAAAAATGAAGGTTTTTATTATTCAAGTTATGAAAAACCAAAAGGAAGCGAATTATCTGCAAAAACGGATCAGCATAAATTGTATTTTCACAAGCTGGGAACTTCTCAAAAAGACGATAAGGTAATTTTTGGAGCAGATCAAAAAAGAAGATACATTGGTGGCTATGTTACAGAAGATGATCGTTATTTGATTATTACTGCCGCTAATTCAACTTACGGAAATGAATTATACATCAAGGACTTGACTAAACCAAATAGTCCAATTGTTACTATTGTAGATAACTTCAATAGCTCTAATTCAATTATTGAAAATGAAGGCAGTAAACTGTTCATCGAAACTGATCTTAATGCTCCAAATGTTCGCGTTGTTACTGTAGATGCTAGTAATCCGAAAGTAGAAAACTGGAAAGATTTTATCAAAGAAACCGAGAACGTTTTAAGTCCATCAACAGGTGCTGGATACTTTTTTGCCAATTATACAAAAGACGCAGTATCGTTTGTACAGCAATATGATTACAATGGAAAATTAGTACGCGAAATCAAACTTCCTGCTGTTGGTTCTGCTGGCGGTTTTGGCGGTAAAAAAGAAGAAAAGATTTTGTACTACAGCTTTACTAATTACACAACTCCTGGAAGTATTTATTCTTTTGAACCAAAATCTGGTAAATCTGAAGTTTATCAAAAGCCAAAAGTAGATTTTAAAAGCGAAGATTACGAATCTAAACAAGTATTCTACACTTCTAAAGACGGCACTAAAATCCCAATGATTATTACTTATAAAAAAGGAACAAAATTAGATGGTAAAAATCCAACCATTTTGTACGGTTATGGCGGATTCAATGTTAGTTTAACGCCAAGTTTCAGTATTGGAAATGCGGTTTGGATGGAAAATGGTGGCGTTTATGCCGTTGCTAACTTAAGAGGAGGCGGTGAATACGGAAAAAAATGGCATAATGCGGGAACAAAGCTTCAAAAACAAAATGTATTTGATGATTTTATCGCTGCTGCGGAATATCTAATTGCTCAAAAATATACTTCTTCAGATTATTTAGCTATTCGTGGAGGATCTAATGGAGGATTACTAGTTGGTGCAACAATGACACAACGTCCTGACTTAATGAAAGTAGCTTTACCAGCTGTTGGAGTTATGGATATGCTTCGTTACAATGCATTTACTGCAGGTGCTGGATGGGCATTTGATTATGGGACTGCTCAGGATAACAAAGAAATGTTTGAGTATTTAAAAGAATATTCTCCTGTTCATAACGTTAAAAAAGGAACACATTACCCTGCAACAATGGTAACAACTGGAGATCACGATGATCGTGTGGTTCCAGCTCATAGTTTCAAATTTGCTTCTGAATTACAGGAAAAACAAGCAGGAGACAATCCGGTTTTAATT